The following are encoded in a window of Silene latifolia isolate original U9 population unplaced genomic scaffold, ASM4854445v1 scaffold_177, whole genome shotgun sequence genomic DNA:
- the LOC141638091 gene encoding DUF21 domain-containing protein At2g14520-like translates to MWLLAESAMREEILSVSNIPYVNWSSFFAADKLRILEISATNYKMFCVILIIEKILPVVKNQHLLLCTLLICNAAAMETLPIFLDSLVTAWGAILISVTLILLFGEIIPQSLCSRYGLAIGATVAPFVRVLVWICFPIAYLISKLLDLLLGHGHKALFRRAELKTLVNLHGNEVSGKGGELTHDETTIIAGALELTEKTAGDAMTPIADIFSIDINGKLDRDLMNSIMDNGHSRIPVYYEEQTNIIGCILVKNLLTVDPEDEVPVKSVTIRKIPRVPELMPLYDILNEFQKGHSHIAVVTRQLNKSLIPYANGDQAEGMLWISVFQSDDLLDRWNSWNFAQ, encoded by the exons ATGTGGTTACTTGCTGAAAGTGCT ATGCGGGAAGAAATATTAAGTGTATCAAATATTCCATATGTGAACTGGAGTAGCTTTTTCGCAGCTGATAAGTTAAGGATTCTTGAGATATCTGCAACCAATTATAAA ATGTTTTGTGTTATTCTAATAATAGAGAAAATATTGCCGGTTGTTAAGAATCAGCATTTACTACTTTGTACCTTGCTTATCTGCAATGCTGCCGCCATGGAG ACACTCCCAATTTTCCTGGATAGTTTGGTTACAGCTTGGGGTGCCATCCTCATTTCAGTGACATTAATACTTTTGTTTGGCGAG ATTATACCACAATCACTTTGTTCTCGCTATGGTTTGGCGATTGGTGCAACAGTTGCTCCTTTTGTTCGTGTACTTGTTTGGATTTGTTTTCCTATTGCCTACCTCATAAGCAAG CTGCTGGATTTACTTCTAGGGCATGGACATAAAGCTCTTTTCCGCAGGGCTGAGCTGAAGACACTTGTGAATCTGCATGGAAACGAGGTAT CTGGGAAAGGTGGGGAATTAACTCATGATGAAACTACAATTATCGCTGGAGCATTGGAACTAACAGAGAAGACAGCTGGTGATGCAATGACTCCAATAGCTGATATATTTTCGATTGACATCAATGGCAAACTTGATAG GGACTTGATGAACTCAATAATGGATAACGGTCATAGCCGAATTCCAGTCTATTATGAGGAGCAGACCAACATTATCGGATGTATCCTG GTGAAAAATCTTCTAACTGTTGACCCAGAAGATGAGGTGCCTGTAAAGAGTGTAACAATTCGCAAGATTCCTAG GGTGCCTGAATTAATGCCGTTGTATGACATCTTGAATGAGTTTCAGAAAGGGCATAGCCACATCGCAGTTGTTACAAGACAATTGAACAAATCATTGATACCGTATGCCAATGGAGATCAGGCAGAGGGTATGTTGTGGATTTCTGTTTTCCAGTCTGATGATCTGCTTGACCGTTGGAACTCCTGGAATTTTGCACAATAG
- the LOC141638092 gene encoding aspartic proteinase nepenthesin-1-like, whose amino-acid sequence MTLTHLLHLLLHVISMLYQGNAFSMDIFPIDSHHLQILPTSFTSKERQHFLRNISLSRAFYANNRNSKLGLESIRSTLMNVQNSYFVTQLTFGSSDPPFSPLVILDTWADLTWIQCADCEACFNLKTSFKVENSSTYSRMDVEDTRCSPRINYEGSCGFEAYFGIGHTEGYLGMDTFRFSDSSEYFPNIAFGCGVKNHNLSFADGRDNMISGVHGLGIGPKSMMTQLDMDIKGRFTYCIRSDGKNSTINFGDDAQIDGGVGKTVETISMNPRARYHLYLAGITVEGHRLPINPSVFLLDDRDFTRGFFIDPSAPFTVLTNTAYIELRNAIINHFKAYNWEPLQKGSNDMFDLCYSDVPDGKDQVYPSVTFNFIKSPGTTTGEIKLLLHKSNVFGNIAVKNGFCLQMLPTPGSKDGPSIFGAFQQTNFQFLFDVKTRLLSFVPKDC is encoded by the coding sequence ATGACGCTAACTCATCTTTTACATCTACTACTCCATGTCATTTCCATGCTTTACCAAGGAAATGCATTTTCCATGGACATATTTCCAATAGATTCACACCATTTACAAATATTACCTACAAGTTTTACTTCGAAAGAGCGACAACACTTTCTTCGTAACATATCCTTGTCTCGAGCATTCTATGCTAACAATAGAAATTCAAAATTGGGTCTCGAATCGATACGCTCAACTCTTATGAATGTTCAAAATAGTTACTTTGTAACTCAATTGACCTTTGGAAGTTCCGATCCCCCTTTCTCCCCTCTTGTCATTCTTGACACTTGGGCGGATTTAACTTGGATCCAGTGCGCCGATTGTGAAGCATGCTTCAACTTAAAAACTTCGTTTAAGGTTGAAAATTCGAGTACATATTCCCGAATGGACGTTGAAGATACAAGATGTAGTCCAAGAATCAATTATGAGGGATCGTGTGGATTCGAAGCCTATTTTGGGATAGGCCATACAGAAGGGTACTTAGGCATGGATACTTTTCGTTTTAGCGACTCTTCCGAATATTTTCCAAATATTGCATTCGGATGTGGAGTCAAAAACCACAACCTTAGTTTTGCAGATGGCCGCGATAACATGATATCTGGGGTCCATGGACTTGGAATCGGTCCAAAATCCATGATGACTCAATTAGACATGGACATTAAAGGTCGCTTCACTTACTGCATCCGGTCCGATGGCAAAAATAGCACTATCAACTTTGGGGATGACGCTCAAATAGACGGAGGGGTTGGAAAAACCGTAGAAACAATCTCGATGAACCCGAGAGCTCGGTACCATTTATACTTGGCCGGTATTACCGTAGAAGGACATAGGCTACCAATTAACCCATCAGTTTTTCTATTAGATGACAGAGATTTCACAAGAGGTTTCTTTATTGACCCAAGTGCACCATTCACCGTACTAACCAATACGGCATATATAGAATTAAGGAACGCGATAATAAACCACTTTAAAGCGTACAACTGGGAGCCTCTACAAAAGGGTTCAAACGACATGTTTGATCTATGTTACTCGGATGTGCCTGACGGAAAAGATCAAGTTTACCCTTCAGTGACTTTCAATTTCATAAAGTCACCAGGAACCACTACTGGAGAAATTAAACTTTTACTTCACAAAAGTAATGTATTTGGTAATATCGCGGTTAAGAACGGGTTTTGTTTGCAAATGTTACCAACACCAGGTTCAAAGGATGGGCCTTCAATTTTTGGGGCATTTCAACAGACCAATTTCCAGTTCCTATTTGATGTTAAGACTAGGTTGTTGTCTTTTGTCCCTAAAGATTGTTAA
- the LOC141638093 gene encoding aspartic proteinase nepenthesin-2-like: protein MDPTDTRCSPKIVFKGSCGFEATLGNGQTRGYVGTDTFKFNEEAGYFPNIAFGCGIQNTNFTFGTDPNNQIAGVLGLGIGPRSMITQLDVDIKGRFTYCLRSDTNKSSIIFGDDAQIVGGDTVPTQSIAMNPDARYHLNLAGITVQERRLNIKPSLFTLDDQNFRSGFFIDPSAAYTVLTYTAYLELKSAILEHFSNYQMEPIQDTTTTNVFDLCYSNVPDEAKGQVYPSVTFNFVKSPGSTTGEVKLLFDQRQIFAKFENGFCLQMLSTPNSTDGPSIFGAFQQTNIQFLFDVNARMLSFVPKEC, encoded by the coding sequence ATGGATCCAACTGATACGAGATGTAGTCCAAAAATCGTTTTCAAGGGATCTTGTGGGTTTGAAGCCACGTTAGGGAACGGTCAAACCCGAGGTTACGTTGGCACAGACACGTTCAAATTCAATGAGGAAGCCGGGTACTTTCCTAACATCGCATTCGGGTGTGGAATACAAAATACCAACTTTACTTTTGGTACCGACCCTAACAACCAAATAGCCGGGGTTCTTGGACTTGGTATCGGTCCAAGATCAATGATAACCCAATTAGACGTAGACATCAAAGGCCGATTCACTTATTGTCTCCGCAGTGATACAAACAAAAGCAGCATAATATTCGGAGATGATGCCCAAATAGTTGGGGGTGACACCGTACCCACCCAATCAATCGCTATGAACCCAGACGCCCGTTACCATTTAAACTTGGCGGGTATCACAGTACAAGAACGTAGGCTAAACATAAAACCATCCCTTTTTACATTAGATGACCAAAATTTCCGAAGTGGATTTTTCATTGACCCAAGTGCAGCATACACAGTGCTAACATATACTGCATATTTGGAACTAAAAAGTGCAATTTTAGAACActtttcaaattatcaaatgGAACCAATTCAAGATACAACAACAACGAATGTCTTTGACCTTTGTTACTCCAATGTCCCTGATGAAGCCAAAGGACAAGTTTACCCTTCTGTCACTTTTAATTTTGTCAAGTCACCAGGAAGCACTACTGGAGAAGTCAAACTTCTGTTTGACCAGAGACAAATTTTTGCTaagtttgaaaatgggttttgtttACAAATGCTATCCACACCAAATTCAACAGATGGGCCTTCAATATTTGGGGCATTTCAGCAGACTAATATTCAGTTTCTCTTTGATGTTAATGCTAGGATGTTGTCTTTTGTTCCCAAAGAATGTTAA